The following proteins are encoded in a genomic region of Spirosoma sp. SC4-14:
- a CDS encoding DNA starvation/stationary phase protection protein, producing the protein MSTITQNEALDTPSDLKEKGREKVAEALNRLVADAFALYIKTKNYHWHMSGRHFRDYHLLLDEQADQIFATIDPLAERVRKIGGNTIRSVAHIAQLQRVKDNDEDFVAPKDMLTDLIAENKKMAKNMRDAHKICDEAEDVATASLLEVYIDETERRTWFLFETTRDLN; encoded by the coding sequence ATGAGCACTATAACTCAGAACGAAGCCCTGGATACACCATCTGACCTGAAAGAAAAAGGCCGGGAAAAAGTTGCTGAAGCCCTAAACCGACTTGTGGCCGACGCTTTTGCCCTATACATTAAAACCAAAAACTACCACTGGCATATGTCGGGTCGTCATTTCCGCGACTATCACCTGCTGCTCGATGAACAGGCCGACCAGATTTTTGCCACCATCGACCCACTGGCCGAACGCGTTCGGAAAATTGGGGGAAACACCATTCGGTCGGTTGCGCATATTGCCCAACTGCAACGGGTAAAAGACAATGACGAAGATTTCGTGGCACCCAAAGACATGCTAACCGACCTGATCGCCGAAAATAAGAAAATGGCGAAAAACATGCGGGACGCGCACAAAATCTGCGATGAAGCTGAAGATGTAGCAACGGCCAGCCTATTGGAAGTATACATCGACGAAACCGAGCGCCGGACCTGGTTCCTGTTCGAAACAACGCGC